Proteins from a genomic interval of Thunnus maccoyii chromosome 1, fThuMac1.1, whole genome shotgun sequence:
- the LOC121897679 gene encoding small EDRK-rich factor 2-like has protein sequence MTRGNQRELARAKNAKKQTDMGKGKRGDDGLSAAARKQRDAEIMQQKQKKADEGGKGSTKSK, from the exons ATGACCA GGGGAAACCAACGTGAGCTTGCACGCGCGAAGAATGCCAAAAAGCAGACTGATATGGGAAAAGGCAAGAGGGGCGATGATGGGCTGTCTGCAGCTGCCCGGAAGCAGAG GGATGCTGAGATAATgcaacagaagcagaaaaaggCGGATGAAGGCGGGAAAGGAAGCACCAAGTCCAAGTAA